A stretch of DNA from Mycobacterium senriense:
CATGTCCTCGACCGGCAGGGTGCCGTACCGTCGACGCGGCGCGTCACCGTCGCAACCGACTTACGCGACGACTGGGCGGGTGAGCTGATTGCGGCGGGGTTCGACCCCGGCCAACCGACGGCATGGGCCCTTGAGGGCTTGCTGCCGTATCTGCCTGGGGCGGCGCAGGATGCGCTGTTCGACAAGCTGCACCGCCTGTCGGCTGTCGGTAGCCGCCTGGCCGTCGAGCTCGGACCGGCGCCCGGTGAAGTGCAGGAGTTCGCCGACAACGTCCCCACCATCAGCCAAGACACCGGCCAGCCGGCCGTCGCCAACCTGTGGTACGACGATCCGCGCACGGACACCAAAGACTTTCTGGCCCAGCATGGTTGGCAGGTCACGGCCGTCGACCTGGTCGACAAGGCGGCCACCGAGTATGGACGGCCCTTTCAGGAGTTGCCCGTGGTCTTCGACCGGTTGATGCGCACTAAATTCTTCACCGC
This window harbors:
- a CDS encoding SAM-dependent methyltransferase: MARSAGDTWDIVTSVGFTALAVCAARALDAALRPPLANDAYAAGFVAAAGEPNLIAAVDNADMSSAAAFNAQWVGVRTRFFDAFFADASRAGTRQAVILAAGLDSRAYRLEWPAGHTIFEVDQPRVLEFKQHVLDRQGAVPSTRRVTVATDLRDDWAGELIAAGFDPGQPTAWALEGLLPYLPGAAQDALFDKLHRLSAVGSRLAVELGPAPGEVQEFADNVPTISQDTGQPAVANLWYDDPRTDTKDFLAQHGWQVTAVDLVDKAATEYGRPFQELPVVFDRLMRTKFFTAVREG